A genomic region of Pseudorca crassidens isolate mPseCra1 chromosome 10, mPseCra1.hap1, whole genome shotgun sequence contains the following coding sequences:
- the AMIGO3 gene encoding amphoterin-induced protein 3 isoform X1: protein MARLVLQGTLLCMLRVGLMSTLDSEGFLSPAPHNCPYKCVCAADLLSCAGLGLQDVPGALPAAAADLDLSHNALQRLRPGWLAPLSRLRALRLNHNELDTLGPGVFTNASGLRLLDLSSNALRALGRHDLDGLGELKMLLLFNNRLAHLDEQAFHGLGALSRLYLGCNELASFSFNHLHGLGTTHLRTLDLSSNHLGRIPVPDLASLPAFLKNGLYLHNNPLPCDCRLYHLLQRWHQRGLSAVSDFAGEYTCLAFKVPTSRVRFFEHSRVFENCSAALARGLEQPEEQLHVQVGQSLRLHCNTSAPAVHIAWVSPQHELLVAPGSRNGSIAVRADGSLAISNVQPWHEGVFVCLATGPHLHHNQTHEYNVSVHFPHPEPDTFNTGFTTLLGCAVGLVLVLLYLFTPPCPGCRSCYHHTCHCRRWPRTPSPLQELSAQSSVLSTTPPDAPRRKASVHKHVVFLEPGRRSLNGRVQLAVAEDFDLHNPLGLRLKAGSESTSSTGSEGLVMT from the coding sequence ATGGCCCGGCTGGTGCTGCAGGGCACACTGCTGTGCATGCTGCGTGTCGGATTAATGAGCACCCTGGACTCCGAGGGCTTCCTGTCCCCTGCGCCTCATAACTGTCCCTACAAATGTGTCTGCGCTGCCGACCTCCTGAGCTGCGCCGGCCTGGGGCTGCAGGATGTGCCGGGCGCGTTACCAGCTGCAGCTGCAGACCTCGACCTGAGCCACAATGCGCTGCAGCGCCTGCGCCCCGGCTGGTTGGCGCCCCTCTCCCGGCTCCGCGCCCTGCGTTTAAATCACAACGAGCTGGATACGCTAGGTCCGGGAGTTTTCACCAATGCCAGCGGCCTGCGGCTGCTCGATTTATCATCTAACGCCCTGCGGGCCCTGGGCCGCCACGACCTCGACGGCCTGGGGGAGCTCAAGATGCTGCTTCTGTTCAATAACCGCCTGGCACACTTAGACGAGCAGGCCTTCCACGGCCTGGGCGCGCTCAGTCGTCTCTACCTGGGCTGCAATGAACTTGCGTCCTTCTCTTTCAATCACCTGCACGGCCTGGGCACGACCCACCTACGTACTCTGGATCTCTCCTCCAACCACCTAGGACGCATCCCTGTACCTGACCTGGCTTCACTGCCAGCCTTTCTCAAGAACGGCCTTTACTTGCACAACAACCCATTACCCTGTGACTGCCGTCTCTACCATCTGCTGCAACGCTGGCACCAGCGGGGGCTCAGCGCTGTGAGCGACTTCGCGGGCGAGTACACATGCCTGGCCTTCAAGGTACCCACCTCCCGCGTGCGCTTCTTTGAGCACAGCCGTGTCTTTGAGAACTGCTCAGCTGCCCTGGCTCGGGGCCTAGAGCAGCCTGAAGAACAGCTGCATGTGCAGGTGGGGCAGTCCCTGAGGCTACACTGCAACACCAGCGCCCCAGCCGTGCACATTGCCTGGGTCTCGCcgcagcatgagctgcttgtggcACCAGGGTCTCGCAACGGCAGCATCGCAGTGCGGGCTGATGGCAGCCTGGCCATCAGCAACGTGCAGCCATGGCACGAGGGTGTCTTTGTGTGCCTGGCTACTGGACCCCACCTGCATCACAACCAGACACACGAGTACAACGTAAGTGTGCACTTTCCACACCCTGAGCCTGACACTTTCAACACGGGCTTCACCACGCTGCTGGGCTGCGCCGTGGGCCTGGTGCTCGTGCTGCTCTACCTGTTCACGCCACCCTGCCCCGGCTGCCGCAGCTGCTACCATCACACCTGCCACTGCCGCCGCTGGCCCCGAACACCCAGCCCACTCCAGGAGCTGAGCGCACAGTCCTCAGTGCTCAGCACCACGCCGCCCGACGCACCGAGACGCAAGGCCAGTGTCCACAAGCACGTGGTCTTTCTGGAACCTGGCAGGAGAAGCCTCAATGGTCGTGTGCAGCTAGCGGTAGCTGAAGACTTTGATCTCCACAATCCCTTGGGCCTGCGGCTCAAGGCTGGCTCTGAGTCCACTAGCTCCACAGGCTCTGAGGGTCTGGTGATGACCTAG
- the AMIGO3 gene encoding amphoterin-induced protein 3 isoform X2: MARLVLQGTLLCMLRVGLMSTLDSEGFLSPAPHNCPYKCVCAADLLSCAGLGLQDVPGALPAAAADLDLSHNALQRLRPGWLAPLSRLRALRLNHNELDTLGPGVFTNASGLRLLDLSSNALRALGRHDLDGLGELKMLLLFNNRLAHLDEQAFHGLGALSRLYLGCNELASFSFNHLHGLGTTHLRTLDLSSNHLGRIPVPDLASLPAFLKNGLYLHNNPLPCDCRLYHLLQRWHQRGLSAVSDFAGEYTCLAFKVPTSRVRFFEHSRVFENCSAALARGLEQPEEQLHHNQTHEYNVSVHFPHPEPDTFNTGFTTLLGCAVGLVLVLLYLFTPPCPGCRSCYHHTCHCRRWPRTPSPLQELSAQSSVLSTTPPDAPRRKASVHKHVVFLEPGRRSLNGRVQLAVAEDFDLHNPLGLRLKAGSESTSSTGSEGLVMT; the protein is encoded by the exons ATGGCCCGGCTGGTGCTGCAGGGCACACTGCTGTGCATGCTGCGTGTCGGATTAATGAGCACCCTGGACTCCGAGGGCTTCCTGTCCCCTGCGCCTCATAACTGTCCCTACAAATGTGTCTGCGCTGCCGACCTCCTGAGCTGCGCCGGCCTGGGGCTGCAGGATGTGCCGGGCGCGTTACCAGCTGCAGCTGCAGACCTCGACCTGAGCCACAATGCGCTGCAGCGCCTGCGCCCCGGCTGGTTGGCGCCCCTCTCCCGGCTCCGCGCCCTGCGTTTAAATCACAACGAGCTGGATACGCTAGGTCCGGGAGTTTTCACCAATGCCAGCGGCCTGCGGCTGCTCGATTTATCATCTAACGCCCTGCGGGCCCTGGGCCGCCACGACCTCGACGGCCTGGGGGAGCTCAAGATGCTGCTTCTGTTCAATAACCGCCTGGCACACTTAGACGAGCAGGCCTTCCACGGCCTGGGCGCGCTCAGTCGTCTCTACCTGGGCTGCAATGAACTTGCGTCCTTCTCTTTCAATCACCTGCACGGCCTGGGCACGACCCACCTACGTACTCTGGATCTCTCCTCCAACCACCTAGGACGCATCCCTGTACCTGACCTGGCTTCACTGCCAGCCTTTCTCAAGAACGGCCTTTACTTGCACAACAACCCATTACCCTGTGACTGCCGTCTCTACCATCTGCTGCAACGCTGGCACCAGCGGGGGCTCAGCGCTGTGAGCGACTTCGCGGGCGAGTACACATGCCTGGCCTTCAAGGTACCCACCTCCCGCGTGCGCTTCTTTGAGCACAGCCGTGTCTTTGAGAACTGCTCAGCTGCCCTGGCTCGGGGCCTAGAGCAGCCTGAAGAACAG CTGCATCACAACCAGACACACGAGTACAACGTAAGTGTGCACTTTCCACACCCTGAGCCTGACACTTTCAACACGGGCTTCACCACGCTGCTGGGCTGCGCCGTGGGCCTGGTGCTCGTGCTGCTCTACCTGTTCACGCCACCCTGCCCCGGCTGCCGCAGCTGCTACCATCACACCTGCCACTGCCGCCGCTGGCCCCGAACACCCAGCCCACTCCAGGAGCTGAGCGCACAGTCCTCAGTGCTCAGCACCACGCCGCCCGACGCACCGAGACGCAAGGCCAGTGTCCACAAGCACGTGGTCTTTCTGGAACCTGGCAGGAGAAGCCTCAATGGTCGTGTGCAGCTAGCGGTAGCTGAAGACTTTGATCTCCACAATCCCTTGGGCCTGCGGCTCAAGGCTGGCTCTGAGTCCACTAGCTCCACAGGCTCTGAGGGTCTGGTGATGACCTAG